The following coding sequences lie in one Treponema socranskii subsp. buccale genomic window:
- a CDS encoding Mu-like prophage major head subunit gpT family protein encodes MIIKDSTLQALRTMVRAEFRQAFDAAVAREDYKELVTIITSNTKSNSYAWLGSFPQMREWIGDRVVNSMKEFAYTIENKKYEATLGIERTDIEDDNLGQYRVLAQSQGQETVSFFWRQIAKLMAGGFTALCYDGQNFFDTDHPVYEKTDGTGTNTPASNVLGAGSGKPWFLLALDRPLKPFIMQERFAPEFDEIKDTQNDTVFMKDQYLYGIRYRGNWGYGLWQQAVASKEALTPENFGKAFGMMEAFKRDGGDPLGLKATHLVVDASNRAAAEAILLKQNLSGGESNVDYNRVKLVVCHWL; translated from the coding sequence ATGATAATAAAAGACAGTACCTTACAGGCTTTGCGCACGATGGTGCGCGCGGAATTCAGACAGGCGTTCGACGCGGCGGTAGCTCGCGAAGACTACAAAGAGCTCGTTACGATCATAACGAGCAATACAAAATCAAACTCGTATGCGTGGCTCGGCTCTTTTCCGCAGATGCGTGAATGGATCGGCGATCGTGTCGTGAACAGCATGAAAGAGTTCGCATACACGATCGAAAACAAAAAATACGAAGCGACGCTCGGTATTGAACGCACCGACATCGAAGACGACAATCTCGGTCAGTACCGTGTGCTTGCCCAATCGCAAGGACAGGAGACGGTGTCCTTTTTCTGGAGGCAGATTGCAAAGCTCATGGCGGGCGGCTTTACCGCTCTCTGCTACGACGGACAAAATTTTTTCGACACCGATCACCCGGTGTACGAGAAGACGGACGGTACCGGCACAAACACGCCCGCGTCGAACGTACTCGGAGCCGGAAGCGGGAAACCGTGGTTCCTGCTTGCCCTCGATCGTCCCTTGAAGCCCTTCATCATGCAGGAGCGCTTTGCGCCGGAGTTTGACGAAATCAAAGACACGCAAAACGATACGGTCTTTATGAAAGATCAGTATCTCTACGGTATCCGTTACCGCGGAAACTGGGGCTACGGACTGTGGCAGCAGGCAGTCGCGTCAAAAGAAGCGCTGACGCCTGAAAACTTCGGCAAGGCTTTCGGCATGATGGAAGCGTTTAAGCGCGACGGCGGCGATCCGCTGGGCTTGAAAGCGACGCACCTCGTCGTTGACGCGTCGAACCGTGCGGCTGCCGAAGCAATTCTGTTGAAGCAGAATTTGAGCGGCGGCGAATCGAATGTCGACTACAATCGCGTCAAGCTCGTCGTTTGTCACTGGTTGTAA
- a CDS encoding phage virion morphogenesis protein, translating into MGSANVSVNIKEVEALAKKLKGYALTPAQENNLLKSLGVEIEAQISERIESTKRDPEGKAWADIADKTRQYLLKHFPSARPPLWRTGELLDTIESQVSGAVLLTGATKEYAGYLQEGTKRGMPARPFIGLSAQDISALADLIDVWLKEHVAA; encoded by the coding sequence ATGGGAAGTGCAAACGTGTCGGTAAATATAAAAGAGGTCGAAGCTCTTGCTAAAAAACTCAAGGGCTACGCTTTAACGCCGGCACAAGAGAACAACCTCTTAAAGAGTCTCGGTGTCGAAATCGAGGCGCAAATATCGGAGCGTATCGAAAGCACGAAGCGAGACCCCGAAGGGAAAGCGTGGGCGGATATTGCCGATAAAACGCGGCAGTATCTTTTAAAGCATTTTCCGAGTGCACGGCCTCCTCTTTGGCGTACGGGCGAACTGCTTGACACGATCGAATCGCAGGTATCCGGCGCTGTACTGCTGACCGGTGCGACAAAGGAATATGCCGGTTATTTACAGGAAGGGACGAAACGAGGAATGCCCGCCCGTCCTTTTATCGGGTTATCCGCGCAGGATATATCAGCCCTCGCGGACTTAATCGATGTATGGCTTAAGGAGCACGTTGCCGCATGA
- a CDS encoding phage protease: MDTDSLFLCLNFEGNKIPDKIQLLPAGEYVAGRDGRRWTKRSAEAIAQKSNEYLPQHIIDENHATDLKAPRGESAPAMGWFTNVRAEEDGSVWADAVWTSRGKTALENQEYRYISPVFECDASGEIIKIMRAALTNSPNLELQNLNSTQTAPADNPAKENVMKKEICAALGLPETATDNEVLAAITALKTQANSAQTVDLAAYAPRADLAQMEARAVQAEKTLAEMNAAQLKAKATAAVEKAVADRKIAPASKDAYLAMCATEEGLSNFTKIMESSPALIPGGASGASGTPPAAETQAELNAEEESFCKAMGYTKEEWLKIKGGK; the protein is encoded by the coding sequence ATGGATACCGACAGTCTTTTTTTATGCCTCAACTTCGAAGGCAATAAGATACCGGACAAAATACAACTCTTACCTGCAGGGGAATATGTCGCAGGCCGCGACGGTCGGCGCTGGACAAAACGCAGCGCGGAAGCCATTGCACAAAAATCGAACGAGTATTTGCCGCAGCATATCATTGACGAAAATCACGCGACCGACTTGAAGGCGCCGCGCGGCGAAAGCGCGCCTGCAATGGGCTGGTTTACGAACGTGCGAGCGGAAGAAGACGGCTCGGTTTGGGCTGATGCCGTATGGACGTCTCGCGGAAAGACCGCGCTTGAAAATCAGGAGTATCGCTATATCTCTCCCGTGTTTGAATGCGACGCATCGGGGGAGATTATTAAAATAATGCGCGCTGCGCTCACCAACAGCCCCAACCTCGAATTGCAAAATCTCAACAGTACACAAACCGCGCCGGCGGATAATCCGGCAAAGGAGAATGTAATGAAAAAGGAAATTTGTGCGGCATTGGGATTGCCCGAAACCGCGACCGACAACGAAGTCCTTGCCGCGATCACCGCCCTGAAAACACAAGCAAACAGTGCACAGACGGTTGATCTTGCCGCTTACGCGCCGCGGGCGGATCTGGCGCAGATGGAAGCCCGAGCGGTTCAAGCGGAAAAGACGCTCGCTGAGATGAATGCCGCACAGCTTAAAGCAAAGGCAACGGCAGCCGTTGAAAAAGCTGTCGCCGATCGAAAGATCGCACCTGCAAGCAAGGACGCATACCTTGCGATGTGTGCGACCGAAGAAGGGCTTTCAAACTTTACAAAGATCATGGAAAGCTCGCCTGCTCTCATTCCGGGGGGTGCTTCGGGGGCTTCCGGCACGCCGCCTGCTGCCGAAACGCAGGCGGAGCTCAACGCGGAAGAAGAATCCTTCTGCAAGGCGATGGGCTACACGAAAGAAGAGTGGCTCAAAATCAAAGGGGGTAAATAA
- a CDS encoding Mor transcription activator family protein translates to MNLLQDMVRDVVDRGVDYDDALCALRHFARYYGGQHIYIPVHADTDLAEQIRGILTDAVGGAVADRILDVIATLYGGVQHYIPLETRAFKKQIALEVHSAYDGTQECMRDLCRKYNCSLTQIYRLWHAGEAQALKAKAAASQRAFDF, encoded by the coding sequence ATGAATTTATTGCAGGACATGGTAAGAGATGTTGTCGATCGAGGGGTGGACTACGACGATGCTCTTTGTGCCCTGCGGCATTTTGCCCGCTACTACGGCGGGCAGCACATCTATATACCGGTACATGCCGACACCGATCTCGCAGAGCAAATCAGGGGGATCCTTACGGATGCCGTCGGAGGGGCGGTCGCGGATCGGATATTGGATGTTATCGCAACTCTGTACGGCGGGGTACAGCATTATATACCGCTTGAAACGCGTGCGTTTAAAAAGCAGATCGCGCTCGAAGTACACAGCGCATACGACGGCACGCAGGAATGTATGAGGGATTTATGCCGCAAATACAACTGCTCGCTTACACAGATTTACCGGCTATGGCATGCGGGCGAAGCACAGGCGCTGAAAGCTAAGGCTGCTGCATCGCAGCGCGCGTTCGATTTTTAG
- a CDS encoding regulatory protein GemA yields MTGKKIDRRKKLIQLIHIAKSKLQMSDGDYRALLVGIGGKTSSAELTVAELEQVFKAFKSLGFTVKKLPVTDLDRGLASDAQLAYIKGMWELVSREKTERSLNRFVRRITGAVHLRFLNVYSAQKVTIALRTMMIDAGYDPDGIAVTEAR; encoded by the coding sequence ATGACCGGAAAAAAGATAGACAGGCGGAAAAAGCTCATACAGCTCATCCACATCGCAAAGAGCAAACTGCAGATGAGCGACGGCGATTATCGCGCGCTGCTTGTCGGCATCGGCGGAAAGACGAGCAGCGCGGAGCTTACCGTTGCGGAACTGGAACAGGTTTTCAAAGCGTTCAAATCGCTCGGCTTTACGGTAAAAAAACTGCCGGTAACGGATCTCGATCGCGGGCTTGCAAGCGATGCACAGCTCGCGTACATCAAGGGGATGTGGGAGCTGGTCAGCAGAGAAAAGACGGAGCGGTCGCTGAATCGTTTTGTAAGGCGGATCACCGGCGCCGTGCATTTGCGATTTTTGAACGTGTACTCGGCGCAAAAGGTAACGATCGCATTGCGGACGATGATGATAGATGCCGGCTATGATCCGGACGGCATAGCGGTTACGGAGGCAAGATGA
- a CDS encoding phage protein Gp36 family protein: MKTLLTASELEQRAALHSLPLGEDGNLDVARVELALTDATGIIVAQLPWLLKDSDIIDPVPAQFAAALKGICADITVHRLTDAVTSSEDQRAWYSDSIKLLEKIDREFKGGLSGPDLQEASIVVAGGADDADDPRYWKKGKVL, from the coding sequence ATGAAAACGCTTTTAACGGCTTCGGAGCTGGAACAGCGGGCGGCGCTTCATTCGCTGCCGCTCGGCGAGGACGGTAATCTCGATGTCGCTCGCGTGGAGCTTGCGCTCACCGATGCGACAGGGATCATCGTCGCACAGCTTCCGTGGCTGTTAAAAGACAGCGACATCATCGATCCGGTACCGGCACAGTTTGCGGCCGCCTTAAAAGGCATTTGTGCCGATATAACCGTGCACCGTTTAACGGATGCGGTAACGTCGAGCGAAGATCAGAGGGCGTGGTATAGCGACAGCATTAAATTGCTTGAAAAGATAGACCGCGAGTTTAAGGGCGGATTGTCCGGCCCGGACTTACAGGAAGCGTCCATTGTTGTCGCAGGAGGGGCCGATGATGCGGACGATCCGCGCTATTGGAAAAAAGGCAAGGTGCTGTGA